The Thermococcus eurythermalis genomic sequence GCGAAGGTTCTCTACGCCTACGCAGAGGCGACCGTCCCGATGGTAACCGTGATTCTGAGGAAGGCCTACGGTGGTGCCTACCTCGCTATGGGAAGCAAGCACCTCGGTGCCGACTTCGTCTTCGCCTGGCCCATTGCGGAAATAGCCGTTATGGGTCCTGAGGGAGCGGCGAACATCATATTCAGGAAGGAAATCGCCCAGGCGGAGAACCCTGAGGAAATTAGAGGGCAGAAGATAGCCGAATACCGCGAGAAGTTCGCCAACCCGTACGTCGCGGCCGCGAGAGGTTACATCGACGACGTCATCGACCCTGCAGAGACGAGGGCGAAGGTGATTATGGCGCTCGAAGCCCTTGAGAGCAAGCGCGTCAAGCTCCCGCCGAAGAAGCACGGCAACATACCGCTGTGAGGTGAAAGCATGAGCCAGTTTGCCGAAGGCGGATGGATTACTGTAATCGGCGTCACGATAGTCTTCGCGATACTGAGCATACTCGCCATCGTCATGTACGCCATAGGCGCCTTCGAGCGTGGAATGACAAGGAAAGCAGAGGGCAAACCCAAGAGCGAAGCTAAGGAGGCACCCGTTGAGGAGAAGAAAGAGACTGGGGCTCCGAATGAGGAAATCCCCCCGAGGGATTTGGCCATTATTACTGCCTCAATTTTGGCCTACATCGCGAAGAAGGCGGAAGTCGCCAGACCCGTCCCGTTTAGGAGGAAGGTCTCCGATGCCTGGCGCCTTTACGGCGTCCAGACCTACATGAATGAAGTTGAGAACTTCAACTACGAACTCAGGAAGTGGTGAAGATGAAGGTTAAGGTCATCGTTGAGGGTAGGGAATACGAGGTCGAGGTTGAGGAGCTCGGTGGTGGAAAGTTCAGGGTCAGCTTCGATGGCAAAAGCTACGAGGTCAAGGCAGAGGGGCTGGGGATACCGCTTCCGAGCCTTCCTGAAGCGCCTGCAAGTGCTCCGGCTCCTGTTCCTGCGCCTGCTCCAGCGCCTGCCCCAACACCAGTTCCAAGCGCCCCTTCGCCGGCCCCTGCGCAGGCTTCGCCGAATACTGTTACGGCCCCGATGCCTGGCAAGGTTGTTAGGATACTCATCAGGGAGGGCGAGCAGGTTAAGACTGGTCAGGGACTGCTCGTGCTTGAGGCCATGAAGATGGAGAACGAGATTCCAGCACCAAAAGACGGCGTCGTAAAGAAAATCTACGTAAAAGAAGGCGACGCCGTAAACACCGGCGACCCACTGATAGAGCTTGGGTGATGGAACATGACAAGCTTCGTGGACTTCATCAACACCATGGGCCTGCTCCACCTCACGGTAGGGAACCTCATCATGATTGCAGTGGGCCTGACGCTCGTCTACCTCGCGATACGCTACGAGATGGAGCCCCTGCTCCTCCTTCCGATAGGCGTTACGGCCGTGCTCGTCAACCTCCCCCTCAACGGTATAGCGAACTGTTCGACCATTGGGGGCCTCTGCGAACACCCGGGACTGCTTGACATAGTCTATCACTATCTCATCAAAACGGAGATAGTGCCGCTCCTCATATTCTTCGGTCTAGGTGCAATGACCGACTTCGGACCTCTCATCGCCGACCCCAAGACTGCCCTACTCGGCGCGGCGGCGCAGATTGGTGTGTTCATAGCGATGCTCACGGCTCTTGCCCTCGGCTTCAACCTCCACCAGGCGGCCTCGATAGGAATCATCGGCGGTGCCGACGGGCCGACGACGATATACTTGACCACAAAGCTCGCTC encodes the following:
- a CDS encoding OadG family protein — protein: MSQFAEGGWITVIGVTIVFAILSILAIVMYAIGAFERGMTRKAEGKPKSEAKEAPVEEKKETGAPNEEIPPRDLAIITASILAYIAKKAEVARPVPFRRKVSDAWRLYGVQTYMNEVENFNYELRKW
- a CDS encoding acetyl-CoA carboxylase biotin carboxyl carrier protein subunit; the encoded protein is MKVKVIVEGREYEVEVEELGGGKFRVSFDGKSYEVKAEGLGIPLPSLPEAPASAPAPVPAPAPAPAPTPVPSAPSPAPAQASPNTVTAPMPGKVVRILIREGEQVKTGQGLLVLEAMKMENEIPAPKDGVVKKIYVKEGDAVNTGDPLIELG